In Dysidea avara chromosome 6, odDysAvar1.4, whole genome shotgun sequence, the genomic stretch TATCAGCTACACTAAGAGCCATGTTGTTGGCTGTCATCTTAACAAGTGTCTGTAATCTCTCCAAGTCTTGTAGGTCTGGACTGTAACATAGATAAGTAGTTGGTGCACATGTGATTTGTTAAATGTATGTGTGtccgtgtgtgcgtgtgtgtgcatgcatgcgtgtgagTGTggacgtgtgtgtgtgtgtgtgtgtgtgtgtgtgtgtgtgtgtgtgtgtgtgatgggGGGAAGGGGAGACATAATGTGTGCTTATGTACATGTGCAAGCCAATAACAATGAAAGATACAGATAAAACTAAAAGAGTTTATAATAGTACTACACTGACTATGAAATGAAACACACAAATGTGCTGTCTACTCATACATAATGTACATAGGTACGTACTCCACAGGACATTTAAGCACACTCATGTATAGGCTGAATGCTACTGTACATACTTCAAAAACACATTATTCCACAGTGAGAACACATGCATGTGAGAAATGTGTCTGTCCTGACAATAACAGCTGAATACAATACCCTGTAAGAAAACGGTATGTATGTGAAACCTTGCACGATACAAGTTATGCAAGCATGATAGCACATGATGTAACACCTACATACTTATGCACTTATGTAGTAGCAatgcttataattataattaaaaaCATCCTAAAAATAGAATTCTATATATAGCTGAGCACTAGTGAATACAACAAAAAATTGGGCATATGTATGTAGTGAACTTCCAAAGATTGATCTAACATAATGAATACAAAACAGTTGGATCTTAACGTTATAataccaggagctcataagcgccACAGTGGATGACACCTTGAAATGTTTACaatttgataatcaggacaatTAACCGATGTCCATGATCCCATTAGTATTGGCATACATAGTCTACATTAAGACACCTGAAAACAGAGCACTGTTCTATTGAGAAAACTTTAGAGCCATGGTTCAAAGTTGTCCAGAATAAGGCGGTTCCACTGCACACAACAGCATATAGTTATGTGACCAGATATGTGAAGAGGTGCCTTCCACACATAtctaatttaccaactttgatgactcataactaAAGGCTATTGACCTGACATTTGGTCAGTATAGAGTGTACCAAACAAAACGTTATCTCAAAATGCAGGCTATTTACACTATGATTGatagacaaaaaaaatttggtgTGACAAAAACCACGGATAATCCAATACATTAGTAATACTTGTTCGTATCCCAGTTCATTGGAGTGGTGGGAACAAATATGTGGGGACAGGTTGAGACCTCCAGTCTACAGATCAACCTGCTGGGCAAACTGCCTGTGATCTAGATCACCTGCTCCCATCCTATAGTTTACACACACTGGTAAACATGTGATACCACACAAGTGTCACATCATACCATTTTGTGAAGCCTGCATGATgtttacacaaacacaaaggCTGTCACTATACTAACCAAGTTAAAATCCCCCAAATGTTGAAATGATAAGTATGTTATCTGTATACTACAAGCCTATCATGGATCATAAAGACTCCAGCTGAAGGCTATGTACAGGACACTTTGAAAAATGGACACCTTGATATTGTGAATAATCATAACAGCTTTGCATTGCGCATATTGTATTCTGAAGATAAGAGATATTACTGATACAAAGCACTTTCAAAAATGGTCTTAACTGTCAATAGTATGAATTAACTATGCTATTCACTATATCAAGAACTACAAAAATCTGGTGTTACTACATATCTAGACTTACTGTGTAAAGACATTACAGAAAAGTGGCACATAAATCTTTAGTTCATCAGGTAGTGAAGTGATGCTTGCTACAGCTCTGAAGTAGGTAATCCCATTGGTTGGCTGTTTAACCAACTGTACTGGTACAGCATCTACAATGTAATGTACAAACAATAGTTATGTAATAGAATACAATTGTGTCTTAATAGATGAGCCTTAGACATGATTATGAAATAGTGTATACTCCTCAAGAAATGTTTACATACCACTGGTGTGGATGGTGGTACTTACCAATGTGGACATGTTCCAGTGTAGTGTCTTTTATTTTAGGATCAATATCTGTAAAGAGACATCAAGTCAAATACAAGCTGTAGTGTTCCAATAGTGTGGAATACATAGAAGTGTGTCCTTAAttgaagaaatgagacacaagtTTATTTTGAACAATGCTTGGGATATCCAAAGGAAGTATGTACGGCCAATGCCAGCTGTTACAAATAGAGTACACAAGCTAACTGAGTTAGCTTTCTCACCAACAATGTGACCAACAAAGACAAGTCAAAAGCATCTCCCAAATCCACCTAATATGAATATTATTTAATAGCTACCTCCATAGCAGTAAACAGCTCATAACAAGTGTTATGCAATAGCTACGTACTACTTGTGTTACTATCACTGTCATTTTCACTTGTGCGATTGTGACAATGTACATTGTCGcattatgtacgtacatatgccAAACACAGTACAAAAGCAACTTCAACCATCAATATACATACTATGTACATTTTACATAGAAACAATTATTAAAACTGTTACTTTAATTCCAGCAATAACAGTGCGTGTACATTGCCCTTGTATACATGGTAATAGTCATGAAGGTACGCAGGTTTGATGCATAAGAGTAGGTATTCTGTAATAGTTCGTTGGTTTGGAAGTGGTTCAGTAATTGCTTAGAATAGAATATTGAAGTGTTATGAGCATTCATCACCATATTATAGTGATTAAGAATCATGACAGAGAAGTGaactacatatatatgtacagtactatatatacagtctcATTATAGAATACGGCCAAACAAAaacaatagaggatatgcatatTGCATTATGATGGATTAACAACTTGCCCAAGAATTTTTGACATTTAACAACCATCATaaaatcccatacaaaagtaagGATAGCAAATGTGGCTTGGAATATAGCTCACTAGTCCTCCTTCTAGATACTCAAATATATTGCTCTGAGAAGCAGTCTATTTTCTGCAATTCACATTTTCTACATATACCTACAATACATTTGTCATCATCATGACATGTGAAAAGGTCATGCatttattagaatgtttttggTTGCATATCGGCCAGTGTGTATTATTTCTTCTGTAAAGAGAAAAGTGTTTTTCTActaaatgacaaaagaaaaaatacaggcTGTCCTGGCAAGACTATACACATAGGGGTAAATGTCTGCTATCTCTTGTACTAACACAAGTCAATGGTAAGCATCAGGGTTGGAATGAATGTACAAATGCATCCTCCGAAGCTACTTTTGAAAATATTACCAAAGTTTGTTACCAATGTCATATCAACAATAATAATGAACACATGATGACATATGATGCAACACCTACATACTTATGCACTTATGTAGTAGCAATGCTTTTAATTTAAAACATCCTAAAAATAGCATTCTATATATAGCTGAGCACTAGAGAATACCATAAAAAAATGAGGCTATATGTATGTAGTAAACTTCTAATGATTGATCTAACTTGAACATAACAAATACAAAACACTATCGTTCAGACAGTTGGATCTTAGTGTTGTAATACAGTGGGTGACACCTTGAAAGGTTTACAATTTGATAACAGGACACTTGACCAATAACCATGATCCCATTAGTATTAGCATACATAGTCTACATTAAACACCTAAAAACAGAACAATGTTCTATTGAGAACCATGGTTCCAAGTTGTTCAGAATAAGGGGATTCCACTGCATATAACAGCATATATGttactggatttgtgaaaaggtatcttccatacacatctaatttaccaactttgacgactCATAACTTCAGGTTATTGACATGACATTCGGTCAGTAGAGTGCACCAACATAGGTTAGTGGATGGAGAAGGTTTCAAGCTTATAGCTAATTGTTTATTAAGCgctgagttatggtcttccaagttcaaagaattggatgtgtgtgaaagacccatttttgcaaatctggtcatatatATGTACGTTTGCTGCTTATAATTGTTTTGCAATAAACTTGTTGGTCATAAAAGGTAATAAAATGTTATCTCAATGCAGGCTATTTACTCTATGACTGGTAGACAAAAGAAATTTTGGTGTGACAAAAACAACAGAAAATCCAACAGATATAGTACATCAGTAATACCTGTTCATAGCCCAGTTCATTGGAGTGGTGGGAACAAATATGTGGGGACAGGTTGAGACCTCCAGTCTACAGATCAACCTGCTGGGCAAACTGCCTGTGATCTAGATCACCTGCTCCCATCCTATAGTGTACACACACTGGTACATGTCTGATACCACACAAGTGTCTATCACACCACTTCATGAAGCCTGTATGATGTTTACACAGACACAGAGGCTGTCATATACTAACCAAGTTAAAATCCCCCAAGTGTTGAAATGATAAACATATCATCAGTATACATGGGCCTATCATTGATAATAAAGACTCTATCTGAAGGCTATTTACTTATCAAACTCAAACAGGACATGTTTGAAAAATGGACACCTTGATACTCAGGTCAATTGTGTGCATAACCTCAACAGCATTCCATTGTACATTTCGTATTGCATTCTGAGGAGAGAAACATTAGCTACTAATAACAAGCACTTTCAAAAATGGTCTCTTAACTGTCAATAGCATAAACTTCCTATGCTAAGAACCTGGTCCTATCACATATCTAGACTTACGTACTGTGTTAGGACATTACAGAAAAGTGACACATAAATCTTCAGTTCATCAGGTAGTGAAGTGATGCTTGCTACAGCTTTGAAGTAGGTAATCCCATTGGTTGGCTGTTTAGCCAACTGTACTGGTACAGCATCTACAGTGTAGTGTACAAACAATAGTAATAGATAAGTAAGTAACACTGTGACTTAAATGTACTAAGTTGTAGCTGAGCCTTTGACAACATCATGAAATAGTAAGAATTCCTCCAAGAAATATTTACATATCACTAAGTGTGAATGCTGGTACTTACCAATGTGGACATGTTCCAGTGTAGTGACTTTTATTTTAGGATCAATATCTGTAAAGAGACATCGGTCACATACAAGCTGTAGTGTTCCAATGGAGTGGAATACATAGAAGTGTGTTCTTAAttgaagaaatgagacacatATCTGTTTTGTACAAAGCTAGGGATATCCAAAGGAGGTATTGATGGTCAGGTCGCTGTTACAATAGAGTACACAAGCTAACTGAGTTAGCTTTCTCACCAAAAATGTGACCAACAAAGCCAAATTAGAGCCATCTCCCAAATCCACCTAACTATGAATATTGTTTAACAGTATTTCTAACAGTAAACAGCTCATAACAAGTGTTTATGCAGTAGCTACTACTTGTGCTACAATCATTGTCATTTTCACTTAAAATGCACATTATCATATtacgtacatgcatacactGAGATGTGGACAAAAGCAACTTTCGCCATCAATACTTTACATATGAATATTAAAACCTGTTACTTGAATTACACCAGATTAGGCTGTGTGTACATTATCACTGTGTAAAACAAAACTTATACATAGTGTAGTGGTCATGAAGGCAGGTGGGTGCATACGAGAATAAACATCAAAACTCTTATGGTTTATTAGTGTGGAGGTGGTTCAGTAATTGCTTAAATAAATCAATGTGAATAGAATATTAAAGTGTCATCACAATACAGTGATTAAGCAACATGACAGAGAAATTGAACTACACAACATATACTATACAGTTTTATATACACAGAATAa encodes the following:
- the LOC136259372 gene encoding presequence protease, mitochondrial-like, producing the protein MVANTKKEYYSHAKLQCLPLTWVNTGDSRYLPLVVSCRHICVSFLQLRTHFYVFHSIGTLQLVCDRCLFTDIDPKIKVTTLEHVHIDAVPVQLAKQPTNGITYFKAVASITSLPDELKIYVSLFCNVLTQMGAGDLDHRQFAQQVDL